The DNA region CCTCCGACCTTTTTGACCACCTCTCTTGCCACAAACTGCGCCACTTCAGCGTCTACAGTGGGAGGCATATGTGGGCCATGTTGTTCGTACGACCCCACGGGTAAAATGCATAGTCTTTGCAACACGGAGGTGTGGCTGGTGGCACTTTATAAAACTGCAACTGCGGCTTCCCGCCCCAGGTTCCTCCTTGGTAACTTTTGTTTACATTTAACAAATTTATATATAGCGAGTTGTTTACAACGCCGTGCATAAGGTGGTTTTAATCTCGCTCAGAGGATACCGCGAGTGGACCGAGTCCTTGGGGCCGAGGAGAGAACATATAATACAAAAAGTACAAGCCCGCATACACGGGGCTTTATGGTCGAGCTTCACCGCCGTCGGCGCTCTGCCCCACCACTTTAGGTACGACTACTTAATTGCCCTTGCCAACAACGTGCCTCGACACTGGATTGATACGGCTGTTGCAAAAATTAGGAGGTCTTCGCCTGTAGAGGTGGATTACTGCATAGGCATGGGAGAGACTCCACTGGATGCGTATAGGAGTTGTGGAGAGCACAAAGAGGGAAAGGAGAGCAATGCGGTTGTGGCCCACGTAGACATAGTGAACAGCACCGACGCGACGCGCATAAACGGTCCTATACACACATACCTCAGAGCATTAGATATGCTTCGAACAGCGGCTGGAGCGTGTGAAGATGTGGGTTGCATAGCCTTCTACCTAGGAGGCGACAACATGGTGGTGTACCTGCCGGAGCCTAAGGCCATATATGCATTGCTAGACCGCGTCGAAGCGCCGGTAAGAGCCGGGGTTGGAGTGTCTCCGAGGCCATACACTGCGTTTGTAAAGGCCACCAAGGGGCTCGACGCACTTAGAGCAGAGAACAAGACAGGTGTGAAAGTGGTGAGATGAGGCCCCGCGTCTACATGATGGCGGCGGTCACTGTAGATGGCAGAATTGCGAGCAAGACTGGGTACTCGAAGTTGTCGTGTCCGTATGATCTAAGGCGGCTACACGCCATGAGAGCTATGGTCGACGCCGTAGTGGTGGGCGCTAATACAGCAATCACCGACAATCCAAGACTGACAGTGCGCTACGCCGAGGGGAGAAATCCAATCCGGGTGTTAATAGACGGCGCACTACGGGCGCCGACAGATCTTAGACTATTCGACAGGTCTGCCCTAACCATCGTCTTCACTACGTCGAAGGCCCCTTCTGAGAAGATAAAAGAACTCCAGGAAAAAGGCA from Pyrobaculum arsenaticum DSM 13514 includes:
- a CDS encoding GTP cyclohydrolase IIa, which encodes MHKVVLISLRGYREWTESLGPRREHIIQKVQARIHGALWSSFTAVGALPHHFRYDYLIALANNVPRHWIDTAVAKIRRSSPVEVDYCIGMGETPLDAYRSCGEHKEGKESNAVVAHVDIVNSTDATRINGPIHTYLRALDMLRTAAGACEDVGCIAFYLGGDNMVVYLPEPKAIYALLDRVEAPVRAGVGVSPRPYTAFVKATKGLDALRAENKTGVKVVR
- a CDS encoding 2,5-diamino-6-(ribosylamino)-4(3H)-pyrimidinone 5'-phosphate reductase, yielding MRPRVYMMAAVTVDGRIASKTGYSKLSCPYDLRRLHAMRAMVDAVVVGANTAITDNPRLTVRYAEGRNPIRVLIDGALRAPTDLRLFDRSALTIVFTTSKAPSEKIKELQEKGIEVVVTEGSAVDPAEVVAHLSKRGVEKVLLEGGGKTNWEFLKRCLVDELIITVTPYVFGRGVSLVDGEGFADTEEAPFELRLIEAKLCQCGREIVLHYEVKCKNQLTQNII